In one Paracoccus everestensis genomic region, the following are encoded:
- a CDS encoding retropepsin-like aspartic protease family protein translates to MTDDDTMQLVFYGVLLLVIGGAMIFELAGRGGQVLRQLMLWAVIFAGATLAADWYIEGNAPRQQVLEGGRIEIPVGRDGHFHLTAQVNGEPVRFMVDTGASSIALGPADARRVGLDPDGLAYVGTAMTANGRVQTAPVTIDEIAISDILDRNVRAWVIGADLDGSLLGMSYLRTFARVSFEGDLLILER, encoded by the coding sequence ATGACCGACGACGACACGATGCAACTGGTTTTCTATGGCGTCCTGCTGCTGGTGATCGGCGGGGCGATGATCTTTGAACTTGCGGGGCGCGGCGGGCAGGTGCTGCGCCAGCTCATGCTGTGGGCGGTCATCTTTGCCGGCGCCACCCTGGCCGCGGACTGGTATATCGAAGGCAACGCCCCCCGCCAGCAGGTGCTTGAAGGCGGCCGGATCGAGATTCCGGTGGGCCGCGACGGCCATTTCCACCTGACCGCGCAGGTGAACGGGGAACCCGTGCGGTTCATGGTCGATACCGGCGCATCCTCGATCGCGCTTGGCCCGGCGGATGCGCGGCGCGTGGGGCTTGACCCGGACGGCCTGGCCTATGTCGGCACCGCCATGACCGCGAACGGCCGGGTCCAGACGGCCCCCGTCACCATCGACGAAATCGCCATCAGCGACATCCTGGACCGCAATGTCCGGGCCTGGGTGATCGGCGCCGACCTGGACGGGTCGCTGCTGGGGATGTCCTATCTGCGCACTTTTGCCCGCGTCAGCTTCGAGGGCGACCTGCTGATCCTGGAACGCTAG
- a CDS encoding MarC family protein: MDLSLYLTAFVTLFVVIDPVGLAPVFIALTPGMGAAQRRRIGFRALVIAAVLMTIFGLAGESILGAIGISISAFRIAGGLLLFLTALDMLFERRTERRENQGDGDPLHHDPSVFPLAMPLLAGPGALATMILLMGEAPGIGHLVMVNLVMLSVLGIAMVLFVVATPLAHALGRTGVMVVTRLLGMLLAALSVQFVIDGLKGSGLFP, from the coding sequence ATGGATCTGTCGTTGTATCTGACCGCCTTTGTCACGCTGTTCGTGGTGATCGACCCCGTGGGGCTGGCGCCGGTCTTTATCGCGCTGACGCCCGGAATGGGTGCGGCGCAGCGCCGCCGCATCGGGTTTCGCGCCCTGGTGATCGCGGCGGTGCTGATGACGATCTTCGGGCTGGCGGGCGAATCGATCCTGGGGGCTATCGGCATCTCGATTTCCGCCTTTCGCATCGCGGGGGGATTGCTGCTGTTCCTGACGGCGCTTGACATGCTGTTCGAGCGCAGGACCGAGCGGCGCGAGAACCAGGGCGACGGCGATCCGCTGCACCACGACCCGTCGGTCTTTCCGCTGGCCATGCCGCTGCTGGCGGGACCGGGGGCGCTTGCCACGATGATCCTTCTGATGGGCGAGGCGCCGGGGATCGGCCACTTGGTCATGGTGAACCTGGTGATGCTGTCGGTTCTGGGCATCGCGATGGTGCTGTTTGTCGTCGCCACGCCCCTAGCCCATGCGCTTGGCCGCACGGGGGTGATGGTCGTCACGCGGTTGCTGGGGATGCTGCTGGCCGCGCTTTCGGTGCAGTTCGTGATCGACGGGCTGAAGGGATCGGGGTTGTTTCCATGA
- the tatB gene encoding Sec-independent protein translocase protein TatB: MLDVGWSELLLIGVVALIVIGPEDLPKLFHTLGRITARARSMAREFTSAMEDAAKGSGISDMTKDVRDLKNLTSKKSLGLDALDRAASRFEQWDPKTALDKAARPTPDPAAPVAPDTRPMDAPPAPAALQAANEPAPAPMPVAQPSPRRIAGVRRSDMKDQ, from the coding sequence ATGCTTGATGTCGGGTGGAGCGAACTGCTGCTGATCGGTGTCGTCGCACTGATCGTCATTGGTCCCGAGGATTTGCCGAAGCTGTTTCATACCCTGGGCCGCATCACGGCCCGGGCCAGGTCCATGGCGCGCGAGTTCACAAGCGCGATGGAGGATGCGGCCAAGGGCAGCGGCATCAGTGACATGACCAAGGATGTCAGGGACTTGAAGAACCTGACGTCGAAAAAATCCCTGGGCCTGGATGCCTTGGACCGGGCCGCATCGCGGTTCGAACAATGGGATCCCAAGACCGCCTTGGACAAGGCCGCACGGCCCACGCCCGATCCGGCGGCCCCTGTGGCGCCCGATACCCGTCCCATGGACGCGCCCCCGGCCCCTGCCGCGTTGCAGGCCGCGAACGAACCCGCCCCCGCCCCGATGCCGGTCGCGCAGCCCAGCCCGCGCCGCATCGCCGGTGTCCGCCGGTCGGACATGAAGGACCAATAA
- a CDS encoding TerC family protein, producing MEFLLLMVLGKPLWMWLLFIGVVIALLAFDLGVLHKDDHQIGVAESLRMSAMYIILGLSFAGFVYWQMGTEPAAQYLTAFVVEKTLAMDNIFVIALIFGFFAIPREYQHRVLFWGILGVIVLRGIMIGLGATLVEHYSWVLYVFAVFLIFTGIKMLFVDEASHDLSGNKLVQFMRKRFRVTDELHGNSFIVKQPDPRTGKLVRFATPLLLALVMIEIADLVFAVDSVPAVFTITTDPYIVYTSNIFAILGLRALYFALAAILHRFAYLKYALSLLLVFIGSKIFIADLMGWEKFPPTWSLGITFAILGAGVVFSLWKTNGNNPEAISSHPAGE from the coding sequence ATGGAATTTCTGTTATTGATGGTCCTGGGCAAGCCGCTGTGGATGTGGCTGCTGTTCATTGGCGTGGTGATCGCGCTTCTGGCCTTTGACCTGGGCGTGCTGCACAAGGACGACCACCAGATCGGCGTGGCGGAAAGCCTGCGGATGTCGGCCATGTATATCATCCTGGGCCTGTCATTCGCGGGCTTCGTGTATTGGCAGATGGGGACCGAACCCGCCGCCCAGTACCTGACGGCTTTTGTGGTCGAAAAGACCCTGGCGATGGACAACATCTTTGTCATCGCGCTGATCTTCGGCTTTTTCGCCATTCCTCGCGAATACCAGCACCGCGTGCTGTTCTGGGGTATCCTGGGCGTGATCGTGCTGCGCGGCATCATGATCGGCCTGGGCGCGACCCTTGTCGAACATTACAGCTGGGTGCTGTATGTGTTCGCGGTCTTCCTGATCTTTACCGGCATCAAGATGCTGTTCGTCGACGAGGCATCCCATGACCTCAGCGGCAACAAGCTGGTCCAGTTCATGCGCAAACGCTTTCGCGTGACCGACGAGCTGCATGGCAACAGCTTCATCGTCAAGCAGCCCGATCCCAGGACCGGCAAGCTTGTCCGCTTTGCCACCCCCCTTCTGCTGGCCCTGGTGATGATCGAGATCGCGGATCTGGTCTTTGCCGTGGACTCGGTGCCTGCCGTGTTCACGATCACGACCGATCCCTATATCGTCTATACCTCGAACATCTTCGCGATCCTGGGCTTGCGGGCGCTGTATTTCGCGCTTGCCGCGATCCTGCACCGCTTTGCCTATCTGAAATACGCATTGTCGCTGCTGCTGGTGTTCATCGGGTCCAAGATCTTCATCGCCGACCTGATGGGCTGGGAAAAATTCCCGCCGACCTGGTCGCTGGGCATCACGTTTGCGATCCTGGGCGCGGGCGTCGTGTTTTCCCTGTGGAAAACCAACGGAAACAATCCCGAAGCGATTTCCTCGCATCCCGCGGGGGAATAA
- a CDS encoding twin-arginine translocase TatA/TatE family subunit — MHMPSPMALLVIAIVVLVLFGRGKVSSLMGEFGKGITAFKKGINDGNAEVNAERPVVVEKTVQPVQPVQSVQPVPGTEARDVTPHNEPRV; from the coding sequence ATGCATATGCCGTCCCCCATGGCACTGCTCGTCATCGCCATCGTGGTCCTGGTCCTGTTCGGCCGCGGCAAGGTTTCCTCGCTGATGGGTGAATTCGGCAAGGGCATCACCGCCTTCAAGAAGGGCATCAACGACGGCAATGCCGAAGTGAATGCCGAGCGCCCCGTGGTTGTGGAGAAGACCGTCCAGCCGGTCCAGCCGGTGCAATCGGTCCAGCCCGTCCCCGGCACCGAGGCCCGCGACGTGACCCCGCACAACGAACCCCGCGTCTGA
- a CDS encoding AGE family epimerase/isomerase, which produces MERAELASGGDGTWLHDPRHRAYLVRDAARLLDFFDASAGPDGGFVMLDHAGQPMPGSVQELHATTRLVHSHALGHLAGRPDRAGIIDRGMDSLWRAHRDDRHGGYVWSLHGGAVADGTKLAYGHVFVLLAASSAKLAGHPDADRLLADISQVLDDRFWDARAGLFRDEFTRDWQVFSTYRGMNANMHGVEALLAAHEATGEGEYLRRAGGSLDFFISGQAAAHGWRIPEHYDANWRPDPTYEGNPMFRPAGTTPGHSFEMARLLLQYWDLAGRPDTEATEQARLLVDRALRDAWLPGGGLAYTLDASGGVARADRYWWPVTEAIGALAALIKLDPRPEDEDWYRRLWRFADAHLIDHDRGGWFPEPDGPAAGGQFAGKPDIYHALQADLFPLVPGLSRLSAALAQAKPMKS; this is translated from the coding sequence ATGGAACGGGCAGAACTGGCATCCGGGGGCGACGGCACATGGCTGCATGATCCGCGGCATCGCGCCTATCTGGTCCGCGATGCCGCGCGGTTGCTGGATTTCTTCGACGCAAGCGCCGGGCCGGATGGTGGTTTCGTCATGCTGGACCACGCGGGGCAGCCCATGCCGGGCAGCGTGCAGGAATTGCACGCGACGACGCGGCTGGTCCATTCCCACGCCCTGGGCCACCTGGCCGGGCGCCCGGACCGGGCGGGCATCATCGACCGGGGGATGGACAGCCTTTGGCGCGCGCATCGCGACGACCGGCACGGTGGTTATGTCTGGTCACTGCACGGCGGGGCGGTGGCGGACGGGACCAAGCTGGCCTATGGCCATGTCTTCGTGCTGCTGGCCGCATCCAGCGCGAAACTGGCAGGCCACCCGGACGCCGACCGCCTGCTGGCCGACATTTCGCAAGTGCTGGACGATCGGTTCTGGGACGCCCGGGCGGGGCTGTTCCGCGACGAATTCACCCGCGACTGGCAGGTCTTTTCAACCTATCGCGGCATGAACGCCAATATGCACGGGGTCGAGGCATTGCTGGCCGCCCACGAAGCCACGGGCGAGGGGGAATACCTGCGTCGCGCGGGCGGGAGCCTGGATTTCTTCATCAGCGGGCAGGCCGCCGCGCATGGCTGGCGCATCCCAGAACATTACGATGCCAACTGGCGGCCCGATCCCACATACGAGGGCAACCCGATGTTCCGCCCGGCCGGCACCACGCCTGGCCATTCCTTTGAAATGGCGCGGTTGCTGCTGCAATACTGGGATCTGGCAGGGCGGCCGGATACGGAGGCCACCGAACAGGCGCGGCTGCTGGTGGACAGGGCGCTGCGCGACGCCTGGCTGCCGGGGGGCGGGCTGGCCTATACGCTCGACGCAAGCGGCGGCGTGGCCCGGGCCGATCGTTACTGGTGGCCCGTGACCGAAGCGATCGGGGCGCTTGCGGCGCTGATCAAGCTGGACCCGCGCCCCGAGGACGAGGACTGGTATCGCCGGCTGTGGCGCTTTGCCGATGCGCATCTGATCGACCATGACCGGGGCGGCTGGTTCCCGGAACCGGACGGACCGGCAGCAGGCGGGCAGTTCGCAGGCAAGCCCGACATCTATCACGCCTTGCAGGCGGACCTGTTTCCCCTGGTTCCCGGCCTGTCGCGCCTTTCCGCCGCCCTGGCACAGGCCAAGCCCATGAAATCCTGA
- a CDS encoding hemolysin family protein: MLLEILIVLLLTMFNGVLAMSELAIVSARPARLKVMAAEGSRGAEIALDLGTEPGRFLSSVQIGITLVGVLSGAISGATLGARLSALLIANGLSPALSQALGVGGVVVLITYLSLIIGELVPKQIALRSPEGVASRISPLILFISRIAAPIVWILDKSGNVVLRLLGQSGESDRGISDEEIRVMLSEARTAGVIEPAETEMIAGVMRIADRSARGLMTPRHEVETVDVADPATEVLQRFRDSRRSRLLVRDGSDDNIIGVITLRDLLSEDVTDLRPLVQEVPVIREGLPALNVIEELKASPAHMLLVYDEYGHFEGVVTAMDLLEAIAGDFPEPGDDEPKAVQRDDGSWLVAGWMPADEFAEMIGISLPEDRSYESVAGLVLDRAGVLPDVGARITVSGWQIEVVDLDGRRIDKLLVSQLAEA; the protein is encoded by the coding sequence ATGCTTCTGGAAATTCTCATCGTCCTGCTTTTGACGATGTTCAACGGCGTCCTGGCCATGTCGGAACTGGCCATCGTGTCCGCCCGCCCCGCGCGGTTGAAGGTCATGGCCGCCGAAGGCAGCCGGGGGGCCGAAATCGCCCTGGATCTGGGAACCGAACCGGGCCGTTTCCTGTCCAGCGTGCAGATCGGCATCACCCTGGTGGGGGTGCTGTCGGGCGCGATCTCGGGGGCGACGCTTGGCGCGCGATTGTCGGCGCTGCTGATCGCCAACGGGCTTTCGCCTGCGCTGTCCCAGGCCTTGGGGGTCGGCGGCGTGGTCGTGCTGATCACCTATCTGTCGCTGATCATCGGCGAACTGGTCCCCAAGCAGATCGCCCTGCGGTCGCCCGAAGGGGTCGCCAGCCGCATTTCGCCGCTGATCCTGTTCATTTCGCGCATCGCCGCGCCGATCGTCTGGATCCTGGACAAGTCGGGCAATGTCGTTCTGCGCCTGCTGGGGCAATCCGGCGAATCCGACCGCGGCATCTCGGACGAGGAAATCCGCGTCATGCTGTCCGAGGCGCGCACCGCAGGCGTGATCGAACCCGCCGAGACCGAGATGATCGCAGGCGTCATGCGCATCGCCGACCGGTCCGCCCGTGGCCTGATGACGCCCCGCCACGAGGTCGAGACGGTCGATGTGGCCGATCCCGCGACCGAGGTTCTGCAACGGTTCCGCGACAGCCGCCGGTCGCGCCTGCTGGTGCGCGACGGATCCGACGACAACATCATCGGCGTGATCACCCTGCGCGATCTCTTGTCCGAGGATGTGACCGACCTGCGCCCCCTGGTGCAGGAGGTGCCGGTGATCCGCGAAGGGTTGCCCGCCCTGAACGTGATCGAGGAATTGAAGGCCAGCCCTGCCCATATGCTGCTAGTCTATGATGAATACGGGCATTTCGAAGGCGTCGTGACGGCGATGGACCTGCTGGAGGCAATCGCGGGCGATTTTCCCGAACCCGGCGACGACGAACCCAAGGCCGTGCAGCGCGACGACGGCAGTTGGCTGGTGGCGGGCTGGATGCCTGCGGACGAGTTCGCCGAGATGATCGGCATCAGCCTGCCCGAGGATCGCAGCTATGAATCCGTCGCGGGCCTGGTCTTGGACCGGGCGGGCGTTCTGCCCGACGTGGGCGCGCGCATCACCGTATCGGGCTGGCAGATCGAGGTGGTGGACCTTGACGGCCGCCGGATCGACAAGCTGCTGGTGTCGCAGCTTGCCGAAGCCTGA
- a CDS encoding alkaline phosphatase D family protein — protein sequence MLQQSGFAGPILHFRGCDADGVHLAAITVRPEAAPPPGAVTTGGGAVQPVLLAQVAGLSVWRHDFTLAEAEGGYALDGRDHPVATRLDGDIRIAFVSCNGEENGDLDREGAERNLMWARLRADHARAPFALLLQGGDQIYADEATHGHSLSDGWPDRIPDDPAPADLDGLTRHLERRFVQRYLMVLAAEGCADLFASVPSLSVWDDHDICDGWGSLPESRTGSAVGQALFSVARRMYLLFQHGATDADVPALFMDPTGRNLCWRRDLPGVTLFAPDLRSERHRHRVMGDAGWQAVESLRPAGDHVFMLSSVPLLGPRLSLAETVLMAIPRMQHYEDDLRDQWQSHAHRDEWRRMLSQVLRMRKQAPVTILSGEIHLATRAEMGPEETLIHQLVASGISHRAPPRGYARALGLFAGLGDAPLQGHPIRIKPLPGQKHRYVAERNYLVLDRRAGRWQAVWHLEDSGLTPPLALD from the coding sequence ATGCTTCAGCAAAGTGGTTTCGCAGGCCCGATCCTGCATTTTCGGGGCTGCGATGCCGATGGGGTCCATCTTGCGGCGATCACCGTCCGGCCCGAGGCCGCGCCCCCGCCCGGCGCGGTCACGACAGGGGGCGGGGCGGTGCAGCCCGTGCTGCTGGCCCAGGTTGCCGGGTTGTCGGTCTGGCGGCATGATTTCACCTTGGCCGAGGCGGAGGGGGGATATGCCCTGGACGGGCGCGATCATCCCGTCGCTACACGGCTGGATGGCGATATCCGCATCGCCTTCGTATCCTGCAACGGCGAGGAAAACGGCGATCTGGACCGCGAGGGGGCGGAGCGCAACCTGATGTGGGCGCGGCTGCGGGCCGATCATGCCCGCGCGCCCTTTGCCCTGCTGCTGCAAGGGGGCGACCAGATCTATGCCGACGAGGCGACGCACGGCCACTCCCTGTCCGACGGCTGGCCCGACCGGATCCCCGACGATCCCGCGCCCGCTGATCTGGACGGCCTGACGCGCCATCTGGAACGCCGGTTCGTCCAGCGTTACCTGATGGTGCTGGCGGCGGAGGGCTGCGCCGACCTGTTCGCCAGTGTGCCGTCCTTGTCCGTCTGGGACGATCACGACATCTGCGACGGCTGGGGTTCGCTGCCGGAAAGCCGCACGGGTTCTGCGGTGGGGCAGGCGCTGTTCTCGGTGGCGCGGCGGATGTATCTGCTGTTCCAGCATGGTGCGACCGATGCCGATGTGCCCGCGCTGTTCATGGATCCGACCGGCCGGAACCTTTGCTGGCGGCGCGACCTGCCGGGGGTCACGCTGTTCGCCCCCGACCTGCGGTCGGAACGCCACCGCCACCGGGTGATGGGGGATGCGGGCTGGCAGGCGGTCGAATCGCTGCGGCCTGCGGGCGATCATGTCTTCATGCTGTCCAGCGTGCCGTTGCTGGGACCGCGCCTGTCGCTGGCCGAGACGGTGCTGATGGCGATCCCCCGGATGCAGCATTACGAGGACGACCTGCGCGACCAGTGGCAAAGCCATGCCCATCGCGACGAATGGCGCCGGATGCTGTCCCAAGTCCTGCGGATGCGCAAGCAGGCGCCGGTCACGATCCTGTCGGGCGAGATCCACCTGGCCACCCGGGCCGAGATGGGACCAGAGGAAACCCTGATCCACCAGCTTGTTGCGTCAGGCATTTCGCACCGCGCGCCGCCCAGGGGCTATGCCAGGGCACTGGGATTGTTCGCGGGCCTGGGGGACGCGCCCTTGCAGGGCCACCCGATCCGCATCAAGCCGCTGCCGGGCCAGAAGCATCGCTATGTCGCGGAACGCAACTATTTGGTGCTGGACCGCAGGGCAGGGCGGTGGCAGGCGGTCTGGCATCTGGAAGACAGCGGCCTGACCCCGCCGCTGGCGCTGGACTAG